From Amphiura filiformis chromosome 20, Afil_fr2py, whole genome shotgun sequence, a single genomic window includes:
- the LOC140142809 gene encoding uncharacterized protein has translation MALINLQCLYVIIYLLLLNFVCIQPKNGQSTANTNSCYPQGSVACKMWNYTNMDCVNRDLVCIPPLRKATSIIFLDLTQNKVNVISDDEFRMFKKLQHLDLSFNEISALYDGAFTGLDELLILGLYGNPISHIQATVFNSLYKLQYMDLSANNISALHDDVFNGFHDLLTLDLRYNFIFFISDKTFSTLGKLTSLDLHGNYLHTLEGAPFKNLISLQTLHLSWQNITSLSTSSLVGLENLQILYLSFHDGSDNITGTPLTQLLSLQTFYITTTIYDCDNIGKLFTGLHNLQHLDITVGGSCPEIKFCSSYEEKNHHLNASNKCTRAIPLTYLKFHQVSSSTTSLPALQVLNNLTDLTLYLQDDIYTAIEVLNSLDSPLQNLTLYTIDRVINLNSTTFASWGNWKILLQILNLCSSTSTLLVGDAAFEWFTDLKILYLCNEYYGQPTSTLFVNAFKGLRSLNNLQLSNINIPLLVPLNIFRRYNSLTKLNLSHNQLSGNFEVIWEQLCNILSLKKIDLSHNNFDNSEILWSCSPPNLKELIIGDHQLIFVTFLQIYVRLHHTWNHLMLGQPQ, from the coding sequence ATGGCTTTGATAAATCTACAGTGTTTGTATGTCAtcatatatctactgctgctgaATTTTGTTTGCATTCAGCCCAAAAATGGACAATCAACAGCGAATACAAACTCATGCTATCCACAAGGAAGTGTGGCGTGTAAAATGTGGAATTATACCAATATGGATTGTGTCAACAGAGATCTAGTCTGTATTCCACCATTACGGAAAGCGACTTCAATCATTTTTCTTGATCTGACACAGAATAAAGTCAATGTTATCTCAGATGATGAATTTCGAATGTTTAAAAAGTTGCAACATTTGGATCTTTCTTTTAATGAAATATCAGCACTATATGATGGTGCATTCACTGGACTTGATGAACTATTAATTCTGGGACTATATGGCAACCCAATTTCCCACATACAGGCTACTGTATTTAACAGTCTTTACAAGTTACAATATATGGACCTTTCTGCCAACAATATATCAGCATTGCATGATGATGTATTTAATGGATTTCATGATCTACTAACTTTGGACTTGCGTTACAACTTTATATTTTTCATCAGTGACAAAACCTTTAGCACACTTGGCAAACTTACCAGCTTGGACTTACATGGAAACTACTTACATACTTTGGAAGGTGCCCCCTTTAAGAATCTCATTTCACTGCAGACACTTCACCTTAGTTGGCAAAATATAACAAGTCTTAGTACTTCATCCCTTGTAGGGTTAGAAAACTTACAAATTCTATACCTGTCATTTCATGATGGGTCTGATAATATTACTGGTACCCCTCTAACTCAACTTTTATCATTACAAACATTCTACATTACTACTACTATCTATGATTGTGATAATATTGGCAAGCTGTTTACTGGATTACACAACCTACAACACCTTGACATTACAGTCGGTGGATCCTGTCCTGAAATCAAGTTTTGCTCTTCATATGAAGAAAAAAACCATCACCTGAATGCCAGTAATAAATGTACCAGAGCGATTCCTTTAACATATCTTAAATTTCACCAGGTGTCCTCAAGTACTACCAGTCTTCCAGCATTGCAGGTACTCAATAATCTTACTGATCTCACCCTTTATCTTCAAGATGACATCTATACAGCCATTGAGGTTTTGAACTCACTAGATTCACCTCTTCAAAACCTTACACTATATACAATTGACAGAGTTATCAACTTGAATTCAACAACATTTGCATCGTGGGGAAATTGGAAAATATTATTGCAAATATTAAACTTGTGTTCTAGTACTAGTACGCTATTGGTTGGAGATGCAGCTTTTGAATGGTTTACGGATTTGAAGATTTTGTACCTGTGTAATGAATATTATGGACAGCCTACATCAACATTGTTTGTGAATGCCTTCAAAGGTTTAAGAAGTTTGAATAACTTACAATTGTCCAATATAAATATACCTTTGCTTGTTCCTCTGAATATATTTAGAAGATATAATTCTTTAACTAAGTTAAATCTGTCCCACAATCAATTGAGTGGTAATTTTGAAGTGATATGGGAGCAGTTGTGTAACATCTTATCACTTAAAAAAATAGACTTATCACACAATAATTTTGACAATAGTGAAATACTTTGGTCATGCTCTCCACcaaatttgaaagaactaattaTTGGGGACCACCAACTAATTTTTGTGACTTTTTTGCAAATATATGTGAGGTTGCACCATACTTGGAATCATTTGATGCTAGGGCAACCACaataa